The following coding sequences are from one Triticum aestivum cultivar Chinese Spring chromosome 5A, IWGSC CS RefSeq v2.1, whole genome shotgun sequence window:
- the LOC123105263 gene encoding 2-hydroxy-6-oxononadienedioate/2-hydroxy-6-oxononatrienedioate hydrolase isoform X1 gives MLSGSPNRPSRLSPPADTADPRPPATGMPAPPPPAGGRRRWKHRLSPTLARDRCYARAFRSAGFRQAVVPLPDGAVVHFWLPRPDPALHPVLLLHGFGANATWQWAPFLRPLIAAGLAPFVPDLVFFGNSASPTADRSPAYQAASVAAAMAALPDVPQRYSVVGVSYGGFVAYHLAHAFPAVVERLVLVAAGVCLEEADLASGLFAVDDISEAASLLLPQRPEDLRRLVELTFCKPPKFMPSCFIRDYIRVMCTENVKEKTELLYALISGRKLSDLPKINQQTLIIWGEQDRVFPLELGLRLKRHLGDTSELTIVKDAGHAINREKPAELCRLIKNYIIDPSVKYRDDRKQGCWKFALRRFAGSSLRKVDSSRPLI, from the exons ATGCTGTCAGGTTCCCCAAACAGACCCAGCAGACTCAGTCCACCAGCCGATACGGCAGATCCCCGGCCTCCGGCGACCGGCATGCCCGCGCCACCACCGCCggccggcggacggcggcggtggaAGCACCGGCTGAGCCCCACGCTCGCGCGGGACCGCTGCTACGCCCGCGCCTTCCGCTCCGCCGGCTTCCGCCAGGCCGTCGTGCCGCTCCCCGACGGCGCCGTCGTCCACTTCTGGCTCCCGCGCCCCGACCCGGCGCtccaccccgtcctcctcctccacggCTTCGGCGCCAACGCCACCTGGCAGTGGGCTCCCTTCCTCCGCCCGCTCATCGCCGCCGGCCTCGCCCCTTTCGTGCCGGACCTCGTCTTCTTCGGCAACTCCGCCTCCCCCACCGCCGACAGATCCCCCGCCTACCAGGCCGCCTCCGTCGCAGCCGCCATGGCCGCCCTCCCCGACGTGCCGCAGAGGTACAGCGTCGTCGGCGTCAGCTACGGCGGCTTCGTCGCCTATCACCTCGCCCACGCCTTCCCCGCCGTGGTGGAGCGGCTCGTGCTCGTCGCTGCGGGTGTGTGCCTGGAGGAGGCCGACCTGGCGTCCGGGCTGTTCGCCGTGGACGACATCTCGGAGGCGGCCAGCCTGCTGCTGCCGCAGCGGCCGGAGGATCTGAGGAGGTTGGTGGAGCTCACCTTCTGCAAACCACCAAAGTTCATGCCGTCCTGCTTCATCAGGGACTACATCAGG GTTATGTGTACTGAAAATGTGAAAGAAAAGACTGAGTTGTTATATGCCTTGATCAGTGGTAGGAAGCTTTCGGACCTTCCCAAAATTAACCAG CAAACCTTGATAATTTGGGGAGAGCAAGACAGGGTTTTCCCATTAGAACTTGGCTTGCGGTTGAAAAG ACATTTGGGGGATACATCGGAATTAACCATCGTCAAGGATGCTGGCCATGCCATAAACCGTGAAAAGCCTGCAGAGCTTTGCAGACTTATAAAGAACTACATCATCGACCCCTCGGTCAAATACCGGGATGATCGCAAG CAGGGATGTTGGAAGTTTGCGTTAAGAAGGTTTGCTGGATCGAGCCTGAGGAAGGTGGACTCGAGCCGGCCACTGATATAA
- the LOC123105263 gene encoding 2-hydroxy-6-oxononadienedioate/2-hydroxy-6-oxononatrienedioate hydrolase isoform X2 gives MLSGSPNRPSRLSPPADTADPRPPATGMPAPPPPAGGRRRWKHRLSPTLARDRCYARAFRSAGFRQAVVPLPDGAVVHFWLPRPDPALHPVLLLHGFGANATWQWAPFLRPLIAAGLAPFVPDLVFFGNSASPTADRSPAYQAASVAAAMAALPDVPQRYSVVGVSYGGFVAYHLAHAFPAVVERLVLVAAGVCLEEADLASGLFAVDDISEAASLLLPQRPEDLRRLVELTFCKPPKFMPSCFIRDYIRVMCTENVKEKTELLYALISGRKLSDLPKINQQTLIIWGEQDRVFPLELGLRLKRHLGDTSELTIVKDAGHAINREKPAELCRLIKNYIIDPSVKYRDDRKGCWKFALRRFAGSSLRKVDSSRPLI, from the exons ATGCTGTCAGGTTCCCCAAACAGACCCAGCAGACTCAGTCCACCAGCCGATACGGCAGATCCCCGGCCTCCGGCGACCGGCATGCCCGCGCCACCACCGCCggccggcggacggcggcggtggaAGCACCGGCTGAGCCCCACGCTCGCGCGGGACCGCTGCTACGCCCGCGCCTTCCGCTCCGCCGGCTTCCGCCAGGCCGTCGTGCCGCTCCCCGACGGCGCCGTCGTCCACTTCTGGCTCCCGCGCCCCGACCCGGCGCtccaccccgtcctcctcctccacggCTTCGGCGCCAACGCCACCTGGCAGTGGGCTCCCTTCCTCCGCCCGCTCATCGCCGCCGGCCTCGCCCCTTTCGTGCCGGACCTCGTCTTCTTCGGCAACTCCGCCTCCCCCACCGCCGACAGATCCCCCGCCTACCAGGCCGCCTCCGTCGCAGCCGCCATGGCCGCCCTCCCCGACGTGCCGCAGAGGTACAGCGTCGTCGGCGTCAGCTACGGCGGCTTCGTCGCCTATCACCTCGCCCACGCCTTCCCCGCCGTGGTGGAGCGGCTCGTGCTCGTCGCTGCGGGTGTGTGCCTGGAGGAGGCCGACCTGGCGTCCGGGCTGTTCGCCGTGGACGACATCTCGGAGGCGGCCAGCCTGCTGCTGCCGCAGCGGCCGGAGGATCTGAGGAGGTTGGTGGAGCTCACCTTCTGCAAACCACCAAAGTTCATGCCGTCCTGCTTCATCAGGGACTACATCAGG GTTATGTGTACTGAAAATGTGAAAGAAAAGACTGAGTTGTTATATGCCTTGATCAGTGGTAGGAAGCTTTCGGACCTTCCCAAAATTAACCAG CAAACCTTGATAATTTGGGGAGAGCAAGACAGGGTTTTCCCATTAGAACTTGGCTTGCGGTTGAAAAG ACATTTGGGGGATACATCGGAATTAACCATCGTCAAGGATGCTGGCCATGCCATAAACCGTGAAAAGCCTGCAGAGCTTTGCAGACTTATAAAGAACTACATCATCGACCCCTCGGTCAAATACCGGGATGATCGCAAG GGATGTTGGAAGTTTGCGTTAAGAAGGTTTGCTGGATCGAGCCTGAGGAAGGTGGACTCGAGCCGGCCACTGATATAA